The Halobacterium sp. CBA1132 genome has a segment encoding these proteins:
- a CDS encoding DEAD/DEAH box helicase: protein MTDISKEAFHDALEAVGRPVATAAQVARELDCTQAEAADALAELAETGDVERADVENDPVVWYPRDWLELTDRERVVPFPDRREIVVDQPEQFTRAQLSRFAHLADTTRTGSYRYVVREEDVWAAPFESLDDLLAAMDRVLPRDCPGLKDWVEEQWTRATRFRLVTHEDGYVVLEAKTESLLGNVADQHLADDVIRAPISDTEAWVAENKVAELKRTLYEAGYPVQDERDLESGEPLDVDLHLELRDYQQDWVDRFVDASSGVLVGPPGSGKTVAAMGVLEAVGGETLILVPSRELAAQWREELLAHTSLEPDQIGEYHGGSKQVRPVTIATYQTAGMDRHRHVFDDREWGLVVYDEVHHIPAEVARRSADLQSKHRLGLTATPVREDDKEEDIYTLVGPPIGTDWDALFDAGYVAEPTVEIRYVPWRDEDARYEYAAESGHTRRRLAAENPAKDDEVRHLLDQHGDKQALVFVDYLEQGERLADAIDAPFVNGETRHAEREALFDRFRTGALDTLVVSRIGDEGIDLPDAELAVVASGLGGSRRQGAQRAGRTMRPGGQSLLFVLATRGTEEEDDARSRMRHLAAKGVRVTESGSEQA from the coding sequence GTGACTGACATCTCCAAGGAGGCGTTCCACGACGCGCTCGAAGCCGTGGGTCGCCCGGTCGCGACCGCCGCGCAGGTCGCCCGAGAACTGGACTGCACGCAGGCGGAGGCCGCCGACGCGCTCGCGGAACTCGCGGAGACGGGGGACGTGGAGCGCGCGGACGTGGAGAACGACCCCGTGGTGTGGTATCCTCGGGACTGGCTGGAACTCACGGACCGCGAGCGCGTCGTGCCGTTTCCGGACCGCCGGGAGATAGTCGTCGACCAGCCCGAGCAGTTCACGCGCGCCCAGTTGTCGCGGTTCGCGCACCTCGCTGACACCACCCGTACAGGGAGCTACCGGTACGTCGTCCGCGAGGAGGACGTGTGGGCGGCGCCGTTCGAGAGTCTGGACGACTTGCTGGCGGCGATGGACCGCGTGCTCCCGCGGGACTGCCCCGGATTGAAGGACTGGGTCGAAGAGCAGTGGACGCGCGCGACGCGCTTCCGGCTCGTGACGCACGAGGACGGCTACGTCGTCCTCGAAGCGAAGACCGAGAGCCTGCTGGGGAACGTCGCCGACCAGCACCTCGCCGACGACGTGATTCGCGCGCCCATCTCGGACACGGAGGCGTGGGTCGCCGAGAACAAGGTCGCGGAGTTGAAGCGCACGCTCTACGAGGCCGGCTACCCCGTGCAGGACGAGCGCGACCTCGAATCCGGCGAGCCGCTGGACGTCGACCTCCACCTCGAACTCCGGGACTACCAGCAGGACTGGGTGGACCGCTTCGTCGACGCGAGTTCGGGCGTGCTCGTCGGGCCGCCGGGGTCGGGGAAGACGGTCGCCGCGATGGGCGTGCTGGAAGCCGTCGGCGGCGAGACGCTGATTCTGGTGCCGAGCCGCGAACTCGCGGCGCAGTGGCGCGAGGAACTACTCGCACACACCAGCCTCGAACCCGACCAAATCGGAGAGTACCACGGCGGCAGCAAGCAAGTCCGGCCGGTCACTATCGCGACCTACCAGACGGCGGGGATGGACCGCCACCGCCACGTCTTCGACGACCGCGAGTGGGGGCTGGTCGTCTACGACGAAGTCCATCACATCCCAGCGGAGGTGGCGCGCCGGTCGGCGGACCTCCAGAGCAAGCACCGCCTCGGCCTCACCGCGACGCCCGTCCGCGAGGACGACAAAGAGGAGGACATCTACACGCTCGTCGGGCCGCCCATCGGCACCGACTGGGACGCCCTCTTCGACGCGGGCTACGTCGCAGAGCCGACGGTGGAGATCCGGTACGTGCCGTGGCGCGACGAGGACGCCCGCTACGAGTACGCCGCCGAGAGCGGGCACACGCGCCGCCGCCTCGCCGCCGAGAACCCCGCGAAAGACGACGAAGTCCGCCACCTCCTCGACCAGCACGGCGACAAGCAGGCGCTCGTGTTCGTGGACTACCTCGAACAGGGCGAACGGCTCGCCGACGCAATCGACGCGCCGTTCGTCAACGGCGAGACCCGCCACGCCGAACGCGAGGCGCTGTTCGACCGCTTCCGCACGGGCGCGCTGGACACGCTCGTCGTCTCCCGCATCGGCGACGAGGGCATCGACCTGCCGGACGCCGAACTCGCCGTCGTCGCGTCGGGACTCGGTGGGAGTCGACGGCAGGGCGCTCAGCGCGCCGGCCGTACGATGCGGCCGGGTGGCCAGTCGCTGTTGTTCGTGCTGGCGACGCGCGGCACCGAGGAGGAGGACGACGCCCGCAGCAGGATGCGCCACCTCGCCGCGAAGGGCGTTCGCGTCACGGAGTCCGGCAGCGAACAAGCCTGA
- a CDS encoding DMT family transporter, translating to MAAVAVAVAAVSTSAILVELSDAPRVLKAGYRVLFTTAFVAPFAFRRRREFADIPGADWLVVSAAGVLLAVHFASWFASIEFTSIAASTTLVQTQPAFVAVGAWLLLDERVGARVAGGILVAIAGSVLLSAGDFLGGTAVGAAPGLGNALAVVGAVAGAGYVLAGRSVRQRLSLAPYVFAVYGVCTVVLFAVAVALGLPLVAYPAHEWVLFIGMAVGPGLLGHTVVNWALKYVESSVVSVSLLGEPVGSTLLALAVFGQVPGAFTVVGGVVVLAGIAVTTTGRTT from the coding sequence ATGGCCGCCGTCGCGGTCGCTGTCGCTGCGGTGAGCACAAGCGCTATCCTCGTGGAGCTCAGCGACGCGCCGCGCGTCTTGAAGGCGGGCTATCGGGTGTTGTTCACGACCGCGTTCGTCGCGCCGTTCGCGTTCCGACGCCGCCGCGAGTTCGCTGACATCCCCGGTGCGGACTGGCTGGTCGTGAGCGCAGCGGGCGTACTGTTGGCGGTCCACTTCGCGTCGTGGTTCGCGTCCATCGAGTTCACGAGCATCGCAGCGTCGACGACGCTCGTGCAGACGCAACCGGCGTTCGTCGCGGTGGGTGCGTGGCTGCTGTTGGACGAGCGCGTCGGCGCGCGCGTCGCCGGCGGCATCCTCGTCGCCATCGCGGGGTCCGTGCTGCTGTCGGCGGGTGACTTCCTCGGTGGCACAGCGGTCGGTGCGGCCCCGGGACTGGGGAACGCGCTCGCGGTCGTCGGTGCAGTCGCCGGCGCCGGGTACGTGCTCGCTGGGCGGTCGGTGCGTCAGCGACTCTCGCTGGCGCCGTACGTGTTCGCCGTCTACGGCGTCTGTACGGTCGTGTTGTTCGCCGTCGCGGTCGCGCTCGGACTGCCGCTCGTGGCGTACCCGGCCCACGAGTGGGTGCTGTTCATTGGGATGGCAGTCGGCCCAGGACTGCTCGGTCACACGGTCGTCAACTGGGCGCTGAAGTACGTCGAATCGAGCGTCGTCAGCGTCTCCCTGCTGGGTGAGCCGGTCGGGAGCACGCTGCTCGCGCTCGCTGTCTTCGGACAGGTGCCGGGCGCGTTCACTGTCGTGGGCGGCGTCGTCGTGCTCGCGGGCATCGCGGTCACGACGACGGGCAGAACCACCTGA
- a CDS encoding SRPBCC family protein, which yields MATFERELRVRAPLADVWAFHSTIDGLRSLTPGWMNLRVEEIEHPGDGPETHVLTAGTRIHASVRPFGVGPRQTWVSHITAREEDEDTAYFVDVMEEGPFPEWEHTHLFYADGDETLIRDHVEYSAPVGGVGDELAVFGLAPMFWYRHRRTRDILDGS from the coding sequence ATGGCGACCTTCGAGCGGGAGTTGCGGGTTCGCGCGCCGCTTGCCGACGTGTGGGCGTTCCACTCCACCATCGACGGACTGCGGTCGTTGACGCCGGGTTGGATGAACCTCCGCGTGGAGGAAATCGAGCATCCGGGTGACGGACCCGAGACGCACGTCTTGACGGCGGGAACGCGGATTCACGCGTCCGTGCGGCCGTTCGGCGTCGGGCCGCGGCAGACGTGGGTCTCGCACATCACCGCCCGCGAGGAGGACGAGGACACCGCGTACTTCGTGGACGTGATGGAGGAGGGGCCGTTCCCGGAGTGGGAGCACACGCACCTGTTCTACGCGGACGGCGACGAGACGCTGATTCGCGACCACGTCGAGTACAGCGCGCCGGTCGGCGGCGTCGGCGACGAACTCGCGGTGTTCGGACTCGCGCCGATGTTCTGGTACCGTCATCGGCGTACTCGCGACATCCTCGACGGGTCGTAG
- the lrpA1 gene encoding HTH-type transcriptional regulator LrpA1, with product MSTESTEDRILAALEEDAQASYADIAARADVSKPTVRKYIDKLEDEGVIVGYSADVDPKKLSGQSIALVGIDVASERYVEATRDLKALDAVHALYTSSGDHMLMAEVRAADGDALGDVISDEILGIDGVTAAHPSFLQERLK from the coding sequence GTGAGTACCGAATCGACGGAAGACCGAATTCTCGCCGCGCTCGAGGAGGACGCGCAGGCGTCGTACGCCGACATCGCCGCTCGCGCGGACGTCTCGAAGCCGACGGTCCGGAAGTACATCGACAAACTCGAAGACGAAGGCGTCATCGTCGGCTACTCGGCGGACGTCGACCCGAAGAAGCTCTCGGGGCAGTCCATCGCGCTCGTGGGCATCGACGTGGCCTCCGAGCGGTACGTGGAGGCGACGCGTGACCTGAAGGCGTTGGACGCGGTCCACGCGCTGTACACGTCCAGCGGCGACCACATGCTGATGGCTGAAGTCCGGGCCGCCGACGGCGACGCGCTCGGCGACGTCATCAGCGACGAGATTCTCGGTATCGACGGCGTCACCGCCGCCCACCCCTCGTTCCTGCAGGAGCGACTCAAGTAA
- a CDS encoding thioesterase family protein, which produces MTEFPFATTVDVRYQDHDTLGHVNNAVYVTYMEEARVAYLSEYAGLAMDDISMVVAHLDVDFRRTVEYADSVEVAIGVTDVGGSSFTMAYEVRDGDTVAVEGESVQVTLNPETGESQPVPDEWRESFEPVDG; this is translated from the coding sequence ATGACCGAGTTCCCGTTCGCGACCACCGTCGATGTGCGCTACCAGGACCACGACACGCTCGGACACGTCAACAACGCCGTCTACGTGACGTACATGGAGGAAGCCCGCGTGGCGTACCTCTCGGAGTACGCCGGCCTCGCGATGGACGACATCTCGATGGTTGTCGCGCACCTCGACGTGGACTTCCGGCGGACCGTCGAGTACGCCGACAGCGTGGAGGTCGCTATCGGCGTCACGGACGTCGGCGGGTCGAGTTTCACGATGGCCTACGAGGTCCGCGACGGCGATACGGTGGCCGTCGAGGGCGAGTCGGTGCAGGTCACTCTCAACCCCGAAACCGGGGAGAGCCAGCCGGTCCCGGACGAGTGGCGGGAGTCCTTCGAACCCGTGGACGGCTGA
- a CDS encoding bifunctional UDP-sugar hydrolase/5'-nucleotidase, with protein MRSVHSALVVCVLLVAAAAAPAAAAPADASSPAVDAPAVGSVDAEANATQDNGTTVTILSYNDIQTAIAQNGTVPQLATLVEQRRAAHDNPTVLLGAGDQVSPNSLSPISKWRTPVDVLNELDPAAEVIGNHDLDYGFEAVGNFSDASEFPWLLANVVDAETGEPVPGTEPYTVVEKNGVRVGVVGLVDQKIKSKTAVDFAKQGYELQDYAEVGSEHATELKQEENADVVVALGHFGVPVAEEFANSTDNVDVVLVGDDEIKYPPQETDGVVISEAAGRAAYLGELNLTVQDGEVTDWNGRLIPTTENVTHDENVSQIIEEARGEQLSRVAGETEVQLDARFSSNYHDETNFGNLITDAFRWKSGADVAITNAGGIRSNGQYGPGNLTAGDVFSVLPFNNHLVTMELTGAQLEQVLQSQVVTAESETGQQYDAEAQLQVSGVTYEWLGHERTDDQIRSAYVNGEPLEQDETYTVTVNSYMAGWDGSPLANATRTNVDYTMYGEVVYNYVDEQGTVSPDGENRIRRIDYETDAGSVELDGEGDASVSFEKPTAENATSVDSESFYALNAANERVNASGASVADGTVTVTFADSDLQSLAASGDVEVYGQYSVDGTDRPYFESSVVNAEVDANVIQQTTAATTTAPATTAAETTAATTGGESGGTSPGFGLGAAVVAALGAALLARRE; from the coding sequence ATGCGAAGCGTACACTCCGCGCTCGTGGTCTGTGTCCTGCTGGTGGCAGCGGCGGCCGCGCCGGCCGCAGCGGCCCCGGCGGACGCTTCGTCGCCGGCAGTCGACGCGCCCGCAGTCGGGAGCGTCGACGCCGAAGCGAACGCGACCCAGGACAACGGCACCACGGTCACGATTCTGTCGTACAACGACATCCAGACGGCGATTGCACAGAACGGCACGGTGCCGCAACTCGCGACGCTCGTCGAGCAGCGTCGCGCCGCCCACGACAACCCGACGGTGCTGCTCGGCGCTGGCGACCAGGTGAGCCCCAACTCCCTGTCGCCCATCTCCAAGTGGCGCACGCCCGTCGACGTGCTGAACGAACTCGACCCGGCCGCGGAGGTCATCGGGAACCACGACCTCGACTACGGCTTCGAGGCCGTCGGGAACTTCTCGGACGCCTCGGAGTTCCCGTGGCTGCTCGCGAACGTTGTCGACGCCGAGACTGGCGAGCCGGTCCCCGGCACCGAGCCGTACACGGTCGTCGAGAAGAACGGCGTCCGCGTCGGCGTTGTTGGCCTCGTCGACCAGAAAATCAAGTCCAAGACGGCGGTGGACTTCGCCAAACAGGGCTACGAGCTTCAGGACTACGCCGAGGTCGGCTCGGAGCACGCGACGGAACTGAAACAGGAGGAGAACGCCGACGTGGTCGTGGCGCTCGGACACTTCGGCGTCCCCGTCGCCGAGGAGTTCGCGAACAGCACCGACAACGTCGACGTGGTGTTGGTCGGTGACGACGAAATCAAGTACCCGCCACAGGAGACTGACGGCGTCGTCATCAGCGAGGCCGCGGGGCGCGCGGCGTACCTCGGCGAACTCAACCTCACCGTGCAGGACGGCGAGGTAACCGACTGGAACGGCCGCCTGATTCCGACGACGGAGAACGTCACCCACGACGAGAACGTCTCGCAGATCATCGAGGAAGCCCGCGGCGAACAGCTCTCGCGGGTCGCCGGTGAGACCGAGGTGCAACTGGACGCGCGGTTCTCCTCGAACTACCACGACGAGACGAACTTCGGGAATCTCATCACTGACGCGTTCCGCTGGAAGTCCGGCGCGGACGTCGCCATCACGAACGCGGGCGGCATCCGCTCGAACGGCCAGTACGGCCCCGGGAACCTCACCGCTGGCGACGTGTTCAGCGTGCTGCCGTTCAACAACCACCTCGTGACGATGGAGTTGACCGGCGCGCAACTGGAGCAGGTGCTCCAGAGTCAGGTCGTCACCGCCGAGAGCGAGACCGGCCAGCAGTACGACGCCGAGGCCCAACTCCAGGTGAGCGGCGTCACCTACGAGTGGCTCGGCCACGAGCGAACGGACGACCAGATTCGGTCCGCGTACGTGAACGGCGAGCCCCTCGAACAGGACGAGACGTACACGGTCACGGTGAACTCCTACATGGCGGGCTGGGACGGCTCCCCGCTCGCGAACGCGACCCGCACGAACGTCGACTACACGATGTACGGCGAGGTCGTCTACAACTACGTGGACGAGCAGGGAACCGTCTCGCCCGACGGTGAGAACCGCATTCGCCGCATCGACTACGAGACCGACGCGGGCAGCGTCGAACTCGACGGCGAGGGCGACGCCTCGGTGTCCTTCGAGAAGCCGACCGCCGAGAACGCCACGTCCGTCGACAGCGAGAGCTTCTACGCGCTGAACGCGGCGAACGAGCGCGTGAACGCGTCCGGCGCGTCCGTCGCGGACGGGACGGTCACGGTCACGTTCGCGGACAGCGACCTGCAGTCGCTGGCGGCGTCCGGCGACGTCGAAGTGTACGGCCAGTACAGCGTCGACGGCACCGATCGACCGTACTTCGAGTCCTCCGTGGTGAACGCGGAGGTCGACGCGAACGTCATCCAGCAGACGACGGCGGCGACGACCACGGCGCCCGCGACGACCGCGGCTGAGACGACCGCAGCGACGACTGGCGGCGAATCCGGCGGCACCTCGCCCGGATTCGGCCTCGGCGCGGCCGTCGTCGCCGCGCTCGGTGCAGCGCTGCTCGCACGCCGCGAGTAG
- a CDS encoding DICT sensory domain-containing protein, with amino-acid sequence MADDAPPLPDIIDGVDERALTLTLYNVDVPRGVLSDIQSYFDVQSVNLRRAATDDGIPRNFVVLHDDSKFLASSSLQSLYRVVRPDSPLIDVSAPEEIEYPELFRHIDQSIFTDYGRDRMVVASREIESSAHQLGGTLHAGFQRLSNLRPQYRLYERLAAAGVETHIYGRPNWDVPTDAHAIHAYEDDEITDTWFVVLDADRDEDKRALLAEEREDGQFHGFWAFDTDLVDTILDRLRAFPETGPA; translated from the coding sequence ATGGCTGACGACGCACCCCCGTTGCCGGACATCATCGACGGCGTCGACGAGCGCGCGCTCACGCTGACGCTGTACAACGTCGACGTGCCCCGCGGCGTGCTCTCGGACATCCAGTCGTACTTCGACGTGCAGTCGGTGAACCTGCGGCGCGCCGCCACCGACGACGGCATCCCGCGGAATTTTGTCGTGCTCCACGACGACAGCAAGTTCCTCGCGTCGTCGTCGCTGCAGTCGTTGTACCGAGTGGTTCGACCGGACTCACCGCTCATCGACGTCTCCGCCCCGGAGGAGATCGAGTACCCGGAGTTGTTCCGCCACATCGACCAGTCGATATTCACGGACTACGGCCGCGACCGGATGGTGGTCGCGTCCCGCGAAATCGAGTCCAGCGCCCACCAGCTCGGCGGGACGCTGCACGCGGGCTTCCAGCGGCTGTCGAACCTGCGGCCGCAGTACCGCCTCTACGAACGGCTCGCGGCCGCGGGCGTGGAGACGCACATCTACGGGCGGCCGAACTGGGACGTGCCGACCGACGCCCACGCGATTCACGCCTACGAGGACGACGAAATCACGGACACGTGGTTCGTCGTCTTGGACGCCGACCGCGACGAGGACAAGCGCGCGCTTCTCGCGGAGGAGCGCGAGGACGGCCAATTCCACGGCTTCTGGGCGTTCGACACGGACCTCGTCGACACGATTCTCGACCGACTGCGCGCGTTCCCCGAGACCGGGCCGGCGTAG